In the Catenulispora sp. GP43 genome, one interval contains:
- a CDS encoding CBS domain-containing protein: protein MNHTAVSRLMTPADQVVTVPADAPFTTVSELLERHHVGAVPVVNGGGRVLGVVSGSDLLRKESACAAEPHGFGRRLLAGRARRRAEAEIAATTTQELMTAPALTIGPEAAAPAAARRMAEQRVKQLVVTDARGVLKGVVSRSDLLAVFVRPDAEIRREVAEDIIRGVFWIDPADLNILVDDGVVLLGGRVETRGLARLIGEVVGRADGVAAVVDDLEYDRDGARDRPPGPGPYELLHHRER from the coding sequence ATGAACCACACAGCCGTCTCCCGTCTGATGACTCCGGCCGACCAGGTCGTCACGGTCCCCGCCGACGCCCCCTTCACCACGGTGTCCGAGCTGCTCGAACGCCATCATGTCGGCGCCGTGCCCGTGGTCAACGGAGGCGGCCGGGTGCTCGGCGTCGTGTCCGGGTCGGACCTGCTGCGCAAGGAGTCGGCCTGCGCGGCCGAGCCGCACGGGTTCGGACGCCGCCTGCTGGCCGGCCGCGCCCGGCGGAGGGCCGAGGCGGAGATCGCCGCGACCACCACCCAGGAGCTGATGACCGCCCCGGCGTTGACGATCGGGCCGGAGGCGGCGGCCCCGGCGGCGGCCCGCAGGATGGCCGAGCAGCGGGTGAAGCAGCTGGTCGTCACCGACGCGCGCGGCGTCCTGAAGGGCGTGGTCAGCCGCTCGGACCTGCTGGCCGTCTTCGTCCGCCCCGACGCGGAGATCCGGCGGGAGGTCGCCGAGGACATCATCCGCGGCGTCTTCTGGATCGATCCGGCGGACCTGAACATCCTCGTCGACGACGGCGTGGTCCTGCTCGGCGGCCGCGTCGAGACCCGGGGGCTGGCCCGGCTGATCGGCGAGGTGGTCGGGCGCGCCGACGGTGTCGCGGCCGTGGTCGACGACCTCGAATACGACCGGGACGGCGCGCGGGACCGGCCTCCGGGCCCCGGACCGTACGAGCTCCTCCATCACCGCGAGCGCTGA
- a CDS encoding SigE family RNA polymerase sigma factor, whose product MRAEHEEEFRQFVIDSRHRLVRTAYVLTGDYARAEDLVQTALVRTYRAWTRIERRDVPEHYARRVVVHLHASWWRRAAHRSERPVAFVPEVVAADGTEAVDRRDQVWRAVLALPPRMRAIIVLRYLEDLKETETAEVLGCSVGTVKSQTSRALAKLRTQLGTEAAAEHAAASAWKAG is encoded by the coding sequence GTGCGCGCGGAGCACGAAGAGGAATTCCGACAGTTCGTGATCGACAGCCGGCATCGGCTGGTGCGCACGGCTTACGTGCTGACCGGTGACTACGCCAGGGCCGAGGACCTGGTGCAGACGGCGCTGGTGCGGACGTATCGGGCGTGGACGCGGATCGAGCGGCGGGATGTGCCGGAGCACTACGCGCGGCGGGTCGTGGTCCACTTGCACGCTTCCTGGTGGCGGCGGGCCGCGCATCGGTCCGAGCGGCCGGTCGCGTTCGTGCCGGAGGTGGTGGCGGCCGACGGTACTGAGGCCGTCGATCGGCGCGATCAGGTGTGGCGTGCGGTGCTGGCGCTGCCGCCGCGGATGCGGGCGATCATCGTTCTGCGCTACCTGGAAGACCTCAAGGAGACCGAGACCGCCGAGGTTCTCGGGTGCTCCGTCGGCACCGTCAAGTCCCAGACGTCCAGGGCTCTGGCCAAGCTCCGGACGCAACTCGGAACGGAGGCCGCGGCCGAGCATGCCGCGGCCTCCGCCTGGAAAGCCGGGTGA
- a CDS encoding LacI family DNA-binding transcriptional regulator, with protein MPEASRRQPTLDEVAERAGVSRTAASRVLNNAPHVSKAKREAVQKAVRELGYVPNATARALATRRAGAVVLAITDDDSALGQDTPFYSQAIAGVTAALEETGLELMLVLVNSPRSRAKLQQILRTHSAAGVMLMGRHSDDPLTDQAEQADTPVVFGGRPLNFEPRFYVDSDNRGGARAATEHLIARGRRRIAAITGPLDSDAGLARHRGHLDAMAVAGLDATRVVHGDYTEASGTQAMQALLARHPDLDAVAAGNDTMAISALRVLTATGRRVPDDVALTGFDDYQAARHTTPPLTTVHQSIQAWGREMARMLVAVVDGGQPSPLILPTRLIVRESS; from the coding sequence ATGCCCGAGGCCTCCCGCCGCCAGCCCACCCTCGACGAGGTCGCCGAGCGGGCCGGCGTCTCGCGCACCGCGGCCTCCCGGGTCCTGAACAACGCCCCGCACGTCAGCAAGGCCAAGCGCGAGGCGGTCCAGAAGGCGGTAAGGGAGCTGGGCTACGTCCCCAACGCGACGGCCCGCGCCCTGGCCACCCGCCGCGCCGGCGCCGTGGTCCTGGCCATCACCGACGACGACTCGGCCCTCGGCCAGGACACCCCGTTCTACAGCCAGGCCATCGCCGGAGTCACCGCGGCCCTGGAGGAGACCGGCCTGGAACTGATGCTGGTCCTGGTGAACTCCCCGCGCAGCCGCGCGAAACTCCAGCAGATCCTGCGCACCCACAGCGCCGCCGGCGTGATGCTGATGGGCCGCCACAGCGACGACCCCCTGACCGACCAGGCCGAACAAGCCGACACCCCGGTCGTCTTCGGTGGCCGACCGCTGAACTTCGAACCCCGCTTCTACGTCGACTCCGACAACCGCGGCGGCGCCCGAGCAGCCACCGAGCACCTCATAGCCCGAGGCCGCCGCCGCATAGCCGCCATCACCGGCCCCCTCGACAGCGACGCTGGCCTGGCCCGCCACCGCGGCCACCTGGACGCCATGGCCGTCGCCGGCCTGGACGCCACCCGCGTCGTCCACGGCGACTACACAGAAGCCAGCGGCACCCAGGCGATGCAGGCCCTCCTGGCCCGCCACCCCGACCTCGACGCGGTCGCGGCCGGCAACGACACCATGGCCATCAGCGCCCTGCGCGTCCTCACCGCGACCGGCCGCCGCGTCCCCGACGACGTGGCCCTCACCGGCTTCGACGACTACCAGGCCGCCCGGCACACCACGCCGCCGCTGACCACCGTGCACCAGTCCATCCAGGCCTGGGGCCGGGAGATGGCGCGGATGCTGGTGGCGGTGGTCGACGGGGGGCAGCCCAGCCCTTTGATACTGCCGACGCGGTTGATCGTGCGGGAGTCGAGCTGA
- a CDS encoding RICIN domain-containing protein has translation MAQSPRTPLARRWRGWLLALTVAAAGVFTGPAAHADTTICGQFDSTQVSGGQYIVQNNEWGDTIQQCLDVTNDGFSVTTGDHNVSTGGAPAAYPSIYAGCHYGNCSTGSGLPLQVSAFGNPQSSVDFTTAAGQWDSSYDIWFDTQPNPSGQNDGEELMIWANHAGAPRPAGSQVGTAVIEGATWDVWESRMNNGGIGWNDVSYVRENPTTAITVNIKDFTNDSLSRGYMSSAWYLTSVQFGFEPWQGGPGLGVNSFSFNANASGGGTGGGSGNEVVGQGSGRCLDIQNLGTADGTPVQLWDCGGAWNQRWSSTGGSLVNPQTGKCLDVAGAGTADGTQVRLWSCNGSGAQQWQVNGNGTITNPNSGKCLDAVNQGTGNGTLIQIWDCYGGGGTQANQVWSLR, from the coding sequence ATGGCTCAGTCCCCCCGCACCCCGCTGGCCCGGAGGTGGCGCGGCTGGCTGCTCGCGCTCACGGTGGCCGCCGCGGGCGTGTTCACCGGCCCCGCGGCCCACGCGGACACCACGATCTGCGGCCAGTTCGACAGCACCCAGGTCTCCGGCGGCCAGTACATCGTGCAGAACAACGAATGGGGCGACACGATCCAGCAGTGCCTGGACGTGACCAACGACGGGTTCTCCGTCACCACCGGCGACCACAACGTCAGCACCGGCGGCGCGCCGGCGGCCTATCCGTCGATCTACGCGGGCTGCCACTACGGCAACTGCTCGACCGGCAGCGGCCTGCCGCTCCAGGTGTCGGCGTTCGGCAATCCGCAGTCCAGCGTCGACTTCACCACCGCCGCCGGGCAGTGGGACTCCTCCTACGACATCTGGTTCGACACCCAGCCCAACCCCTCCGGCCAGAACGACGGCGAGGAGCTGATGATCTGGGCGAATCACGCCGGCGCGCCCCGGCCCGCCGGCTCGCAGGTCGGCACGGCCGTGATCGAGGGCGCGACCTGGGACGTCTGGGAGTCGCGGATGAACAACGGCGGCATCGGCTGGAACGACGTGTCCTACGTCCGCGAGAACCCGACCACCGCGATCACCGTGAACATCAAGGACTTCACGAACGACTCGCTCAGCCGCGGCTACATGAGCAGCGCCTGGTACCTGACCAGCGTCCAGTTCGGTTTCGAACCCTGGCAGGGCGGCCCCGGACTCGGCGTGAACTCCTTCTCCTTCAACGCCAACGCCTCGGGCGGCGGAACCGGGGGAGGCAGCGGCAACGAAGTCGTCGGCCAGGGCAGCGGTCGCTGCCTCGACATCCAGAACCTCGGCACCGCCGACGGCACACCGGTGCAGCTCTGGGACTGCGGCGGCGCCTGGAACCAGCGCTGGTCCTCCACTGGCGGCAGCTTGGTCAACCCGCAGACCGGAAAGTGTCTGGACGTCGCGGGCGCCGGCACGGCCGACGGCACCCAGGTGCGGCTGTGGTCGTGCAACGGCAGCGGTGCCCAGCAGTGGCAGGTCAACGGCAACGGCACCATCACCAACCCCAACTCCGGCAAGTGCCTGGACGCGGTGAACCAGGGCACCGGCAACGGCACCCTGATCCAGATCTGGGACTGCTACGGCGGCGGCGGGACCCAGGCCAACCAGGTCTGGTCGCTGCGCTGA
- a CDS encoding SDR family NAD(P)-dependent oxidoreductase — protein sequence MSTMSGKTVLVTGANRGIGRALAHEALARGAARVFAGTRQPLDYSDDRVVPLTLDITDADQIRAAADAVDSLDLLVNNAGLALWDDDLTDPSLLQQHFAVNVFGSFAVTQDMLPALTAARGAVLNILSTSSWANMPLLPSYSVSKAAAFSLTQGLRAYLANRGVRVHAAMIGVVDTDMTKAFDIPKAAPEVVAARIFDGLAAGEDEIFPDPMSELVADAWRDSALKAMEVEYAALVADSAEQ from the coding sequence ATGTCGACGATGTCGGGTAAGACCGTGCTCGTGACCGGCGCCAATCGCGGTATCGGCAGGGCTTTGGCGCACGAGGCTCTGGCACGCGGCGCCGCACGCGTATTCGCCGGGACGCGGCAGCCACTGGACTACTCCGACGACCGCGTCGTGCCGTTGACGCTGGACATCACCGACGCCGACCAGATCCGGGCCGCCGCCGACGCGGTGGACTCGCTGGACCTGCTCGTCAACAACGCCGGACTGGCGCTGTGGGACGACGACCTGACCGATCCGTCCCTGCTGCAGCAGCATTTCGCGGTCAACGTCTTCGGCTCCTTCGCCGTCACGCAGGACATGCTGCCCGCCCTGACCGCGGCCCGGGGCGCGGTGCTCAACATCCTGTCCACCTCGTCGTGGGCGAACATGCCGCTGCTGCCCAGCTACTCGGTGTCCAAGGCCGCCGCCTTCTCCCTGACCCAGGGGCTGCGCGCCTACCTCGCCAACCGCGGCGTGCGGGTGCACGCGGCGATGATCGGCGTCGTCGACACGGACATGACCAAGGCCTTCGACATCCCCAAGGCCGCTCCGGAAGTCGTCGCCGCGCGCATCTTCGACGGCCTGGCCGCCGGCGAGGACGAGATCTTCCCCGACCCGATGTCCGAACTCGTCGCGGACGCCTGGCGCGACAGTGCGCTGAAGGCGATGGAGGTCGAGTACGCGGCGCTCGTGGCCGATTCCGCGGAACAGTGA